The Chryseobacterium suipulveris genome window below encodes:
- a CDS encoding FtsK/SpoIIIE family DNA translocase — protein MEKNTKKVQETPAEQNKILSKPRIFFGILFIIISVVMAFSFISYLMNWKADQSQAGTMLDKTVKSSNIFGKIGDWLGNFFIFESIGVAAFILAFLFFVFGMLILKKNYFKPWKTIGHSLFFICWLPIFMGAVTKGEGVLSGVYGFQIMDFLNSVIGTVGLWLAIVASITLYFILEFNLNPSNVKSKLNELNENTLGKVKSMMPNSSENFEADDELEESAHKDDEDEDENGNEMIPEKPAPKTDFANTFETIKTPNQTSFEETPSKVTVTETAGNSVNLNPVSTTSSLKTDDIDFKVEVAQTVDVIDDVDDKSKELVEKHGLYDHKLELAKFQMPPIDLLKDYGNEEISINKDELEENKNKIVGLLKNFNVGIAEIKATIGPTVTLYEIVPEAGIRVASIKKLQDDIALNLSALGIRIIAPMPGKGTIGIEVPRKNPSMVSMRSVIASQKFQNSEMDLPVVFGKTISNEIFMADLAKMPHLLMAGATGQGKSVGINAILTSLLYKKHPSELKFVMVDPKKVELSLYSKIERHYLAKLPDGDDAIITDTHKVINTLNSLCVEMDTRYDLLKNAFCKNLKEYNKKFSERKLNPENGHRYLPYIVLVVDEFADLIMTAGKEVELPIARLAQLARAVGIHLIVATQRPSVNVITGMIKANFPARAAFRVISGVDSRTILDSPGADQLIGKGDMLYFNGNEILRLQCAFVDTPEVEKIAEFIGEQKGYASAFMLPEYTSEESTSSAGTFDPNEKDALFEDAARIIVSTQQGSTSMLQRQLKLGYNRAGRIMDQLEASGIVGGFNGAKARDVLISDLNSLEQFLEDLRK, from the coding sequence ATGGAAAAGAACACTAAAAAAGTACAGGAAACTCCCGCTGAACAAAATAAAATCCTCTCTAAACCACGCATATTTTTCGGAATCCTTTTTATCATTATTTCTGTAGTGATGGCGTTTTCATTCATCTCCTATCTGATGAATTGGAAGGCGGACCAAAGTCAGGCAGGAACAATGCTCGATAAAACCGTGAAATCCTCGAATATCTTTGGGAAAATCGGTGACTGGCTCGGTAATTTCTTCATTTTCGAAAGCATCGGAGTTGCTGCGTTTATTCTGGCATTTCTGTTCTTCGTTTTTGGAATGCTGATCCTCAAGAAAAATTATTTCAAACCGTGGAAAACAATTGGTCACTCGTTGTTTTTCATCTGTTGGCTGCCAATTTTTATGGGAGCGGTTACGAAAGGAGAAGGTGTACTGAGCGGCGTTTACGGTTTCCAGATTATGGATTTTCTGAATTCGGTGATCGGCACGGTCGGACTTTGGTTGGCGATTGTTGCAAGTATCACGCTGTATTTCATTCTTGAATTTAACCTGAATCCGAGCAATGTAAAATCCAAACTGAACGAACTCAACGAAAATACTTTAGGTAAAGTGAAATCGATGATGCCGAATTCATCTGAAAACTTCGAGGCAGACGACGAGTTGGAAGAATCAGCTCACAAAGATGATGAAGATGAAGACGAAAACGGTAACGAAATGATCCCTGAAAAACCTGCGCCAAAAACAGATTTTGCCAATACTTTTGAAACCATCAAGACTCCGAATCAAACGTCATTCGAAGAAACTCCATCAAAAGTTACCGTCACAGAAACTGCTGGAAACTCAGTGAATCTAAATCCTGTTTCCACTACTTCTTCCCTGAAAACTGATGATATTGACTTTAAAGTAGAAGTTGCACAAACTGTCGATGTGATTGACGATGTTGACGACAAATCCAAAGAATTGGTGGAGAAGCATGGACTTTACGACCACAAACTTGAACTCGCCAAATTCCAGATGCCGCCAATCGACTTGCTGAAAGATTATGGCAACGAAGAAATCTCCATTAATAAAGATGAATTGGAGGAAAACAAAAATAAGATTGTCGGTTTGCTGAAAAATTTCAATGTTGGAATCGCAGAAATCAAGGCGACAATAGGACCGACTGTTACTTTATATGAAATCGTACCAGAAGCAGGAATCCGAGTGGCTTCTATCAAAAAATTGCAGGACGATATCGCTTTGAATCTTTCCGCATTAGGAATCAGAATTATCGCACCGATGCCTGGAAAAGGAACGATTGGGATCGAAGTTCCGAGAAAAAATCCTTCGATGGTTTCGATGAGAAGTGTGATTGCGTCACAGAAATTCCAAAATTCAGAAATGGATCTTCCTGTAGTTTTCGGGAAAACGATTTCCAACGAAATTTTCATGGCAGATTTGGCGAAAATGCCACATTTGCTGATGGCGGGTGCAACCGGACAGGGAAAATCAGTTGGGATCAATGCGATTTTGACTTCACTCCTTTATAAAAAACATCCGAGCGAACTGAAGTTTGTAATGGTCGATCCTAAGAAAGTGGAACTTTCATTGTATTCAAAAATCGAAAGACACTACCTCGCAAAACTTCCCGATGGAGACGATGCGATTATTACCGATACCCATAAAGTAATCAACACGCTGAACTCGCTTTGCGTGGAAATGGATACGCGTTACGACCTTTTGAAAAACGCTTTCTGCAAGAACCTCAAGGAATACAACAAGAAATTTTCTGAGCGCAAACTGAATCCCGAAAACGGCCACCGTTATTTACCGTACATCGTTCTGGTGGTGGACGAATTTGCTGATTTGATCATGACTGCAGGAAAAGAAGTTGAACTCCCAATTGCCAGATTAGCTCAGTTAGCGAGAGCCGTTGGAATTCACCTGATTGTGGCAACTCAGCGTCCATCAGTGAATGTAATTACGGGGATGATTAAGGCGAATTTCCCCGCAAGAGCCGCTTTCCGAGTGATTTCGGGTGTGGATTCGCGAACTATTCTGGATTCGCCAGGAGCTGATCAATTAATTGGAAAAGGCGATATGCTCTACTTTAACGGAAATGAAATCCTGCGTTTGCAGTGTGCCTTTGTCGATACTCCCGAAGTTGAGAAAATTGCCGAATTTATCGGCGAACAGAAAGGTTATGCAAGTGCGTTCATGCTTCCCGAATACACGAGTGAGGAATCCACCTCTTCTGCCGGAACTTTTGATCCGAACGAAAAAGATGCCCTCTTCGAAGATGCAGCAAGAATTATTGTTTCAACACAGCAAGGTTCGACCTCGATGTTGCAACGTCAATTAAAACTCGGATACAACCGAGCGGGAAGAATTATGGACCAACTCGAAGCGAGCGGAATCGTGGGCGGCTTCAACGGAGCGAAAGCAAGAGACGTGCTGATCAGCGATCTGAATTCTTTGGAACAGTTTTTGGAAGATTTGCGCAAGTAA
- a CDS encoding LolA family protein — protein MKDMLKKITLGIFALATAASFSAQKVDAKAKTILDAVSSNYKSKNNVYFKFVYGTGTGKNVTKTEPGIFYSAKDKYKLKIMGTEQIYDGNKVYNISSEDQEVTIAKPTGSDQMFSPLNYIEEYKKGYNVKYVGKINVNGVNADYIKLTPTKNNGIKEVNLFVNSTRKQLVKLEQFSTDNSVSVIAISDYRENQSLNSNMFTFNKGDYQNYIVTEL, from the coding sequence ATGAAAGATATGTTGAAAAAAATTACCCTTGGAATTTTCGCGTTAGCTACTGCCGCAAGTTTTTCTGCACAGAAAGTTGACGCCAAAGCAAAAACGATCCTGGATGCGGTTTCCAGCAATTATAAATCAAAGAATAACGTTTACTTTAAATTTGTTTACGGAACCGGGACAGGAAAAAATGTAACGAAAACCGAACCCGGAATTTTCTATTCGGCAAAAGACAAGTACAAGCTGAAAATCATGGGAACTGAGCAGATTTACGACGGAAACAAAGTTTACAATATTTCTTCGGAAGACCAGGAAGTGACCATCGCAAAACCAACAGGAAGCGACCAAATGTTCTCTCCATTAAACTATATTGAGGAATACAAGAAAGGTTACAATGTAAAATATGTCGGAAAAATTAATGTAAACGGTGTAAACGCCGACTACATCAAACTTACGCCGACCAAAAACAACGGGATTAAAGAAGTAAACCTTTTTGTAAACAGCACCAGAAAACAGTTGGTAAAACTGGAGCAATTCTCCACCGACAACTCGGTTTCTGTAATAGCAATCAGCGATTACAGGGAAAACCAAAGCTTAAACAGCAATATGTTTACCTTCAACAAAGGCGATTACCAAAACTATATCGTTACTGAGCTGTAA
- a CDS encoding LptF/LptG family permease — translation MLKKLDGYVIKTFFGPFLFIFSVLFFIFVVNIIWIRLAQFTGKGLSYWEILKLLSYLSAIVVQFVLPLTILLSSIMTFGDFGERYELAAMKAAGISLTRVMTPLFIVTVGFSILLFFFSNNVIPDFQRKAKNMLYNIAATKPALNFTPGQFIQQIPGYTVKFDKITGENGENLEGVFIHRMANSFEDQQSIVAQKGKFVPAANPNYLKLVLFNGHIFEDQLSSMDYPQRLKQPDQQIKFDTLVSHFNISEIINKAIEQEKITDDYSFQNFLELNKTIATTKKDNERIFTNINDELITQTNSYVTYIDKTKPKAAPVPLPKTDTVKVQKKHEMLFSAYNKIETLKQGNNFKQEQIKDLHAYFSRVVLYQQRIFAYSVTCLIFFLIGSSLGSIIRKGGIGLPVVIAIVIFIIFYVLNLSVENLAWAGKMDPYLAAWLPNLVLFPFGVWLTYKALTDSQVFDIEKYKALFKPIIEKFSKNKEHSRYR, via the coding sequence ATGTTAAAAAAACTCGACGGATACGTAATTAAAACTTTCTTCGGTCCGTTTCTTTTTATTTTCAGCGTACTGTTTTTCATCTTTGTGGTAAACATTATCTGGATCCGTTTGGCGCAGTTCACAGGAAAAGGTTTGAGTTACTGGGAAATCCTGAAACTCCTCTCCTATCTTTCTGCGATCGTCGTCCAGTTCGTGCTTCCGCTCACCATTCTGCTTTCTTCGATTATGACTTTCGGGGATTTTGGGGAACGGTACGAACTTGCTGCAATGAAGGCGGCAGGAATTTCTTTGACGAGAGTGATGACGCCACTTTTCATCGTAACGGTCGGATTTTCGATACTGCTCTTTTTCTTTTCGAATAATGTGATCCCCGATTTTCAGCGGAAGGCGAAAAATATGCTGTACAATATTGCCGCAACCAAACCCGCGTTGAATTTCACTCCCGGTCAGTTCATCCAACAAATTCCGGGATACACCGTGAAATTTGATAAAATCACTGGAGAAAACGGCGAAAATTTGGAAGGAGTCTTCATCCACAGAATGGCGAATTCTTTTGAAGACCAGCAATCCATCGTTGCACAGAAAGGCAAATTCGTTCCGGCTGCAAATCCCAATTACCTGAAATTGGTCTTGTTTAATGGCCATATTTTCGAAGACCAGCTTTCGAGTATGGATTACCCGCAAAGGTTGAAACAGCCCGATCAACAGATTAAGTTCGACACGCTGGTTTCGCATTTCAATATTTCAGAAATCATCAACAAAGCAATCGAGCAGGAAAAAATTACCGACGATTACTCTTTCCAAAACTTCCTTGAACTCAACAAAACCATCGCAACAACCAAGAAAGACAACGAGCGGATTTTTACAAATATTAACGACGAACTGATTACGCAAACCAATTCCTACGTTACCTATATCGACAAAACGAAGCCGAAAGCGGCACCAGTTCCTTTACCCAAAACCGATACCGTCAAAGTCCAGAAAAAGCACGAAATGCTCTTCTCCGCCTACAACAAAATTGAAACTTTGAAGCAGGGCAACAATTTCAAGCAGGAGCAGATCAAGGATTTGCACGCGTATTTTTCACGTGTAGTGCTTTATCAGCAAAGGATTTTTGCCTATTCGGTAACCTGCCTAATTTTCTTTTTGATCGGTTCCAGTCTCGGTTCCATCATCAGAAAGGGAGGAATCGGACTTCCCGTGGTAATCGCGATCGTGATTTTCATTATTTTTTATGTTCTGAATCTCTCGGTCGAAAACTTAGCGTGGGCTGGAAAAATGGATCCTTATCTCGCGGCTTGGCTTCCAAATTTGGTGCTGTTCCCGTTCGGAGTTTGGCTCACCTACAAAGCGCTCACCGATTCGCAGGTGTTCGATATCGAAAAATACAAAGCGCTGTTCAAGCCGATTATCGAGAAGTTCAGCAAGAATAAGGAACACTCGAGATACCGATAA
- a CDS encoding glutathione peroxidase, whose translation MKRIFIIILSVAAFMQNCGNQKTEISKEKTQQLMGKTIYDYKVESLDGGEINFADFKGKKILIVNTASECGFTPQYADLEQLSKDYKDKLVVVGFPANNFGAQEPGTNAEIGAFCQKNYGVTFPMAAKVSVKGDDTAPIFKYLTEKDLNGVKNTSILWNFTKFLVDENGKLIDTFISTTKPTSSSITKYLK comes from the coding sequence ATGAAACGCATTTTCATTATCATCTTGTCGGTCGCCGCTTTTATGCAGAATTGCGGAAATCAGAAGACTGAAATTTCTAAAGAAAAAACTCAACAGCTTATGGGAAAGACGATTTATGACTACAAAGTGGAATCTTTGGATGGCGGCGAAATAAACTTTGCCGATTTCAAAGGAAAGAAAATCCTGATTGTGAACACTGCTTCGGAATGTGGTTTCACCCCGCAGTATGCTGATCTGGAACAGCTTTCTAAGGATTATAAAGACAAACTCGTGGTGGTGGGATTCCCTGCCAATAATTTCGGAGCGCAGGAACCTGGAACCAATGCCGAGATCGGCGCTTTCTGCCAAAAAAATTATGGCGTGACTTTTCCGATGGCTGCAAAAGTTTCTGTAAAAGGAGACGATACCGCACCCATTTTCAAATACCTTACTGAGAAGGATTTGAATGGCGTGAAAAACACCAGTATTCTCTGGAACTTTACTAAATTTCTGGTCGATGAAAACGGTAAACTGATCGATACTTTCATCAGTACCACAAAACCTACAAGTTCATCGATTACGAAATATCTTAAATGA
- a CDS encoding outer membrane lipoprotein-sorting protein: protein MKKILLIVTLIFSHFINAQTAKEIIDKNIELSGGLTNWKLLNSVVLQGKVILGINDEYPVKIYQQRPNLTKTVITIGKKETAIEGYDGTKGYAMNYATNKVQEYPNYVAENFDNDFIDWESKGFEAKYLGKEKLGDIYCHKVELTKNVNKTLYYFDTKDYMLLRETKKEETLNYSDYKKVGGLLLPFRIESSSPKKESDYVMIINRIETNKVFPANTFKF, encoded by the coding sequence ATGAAAAAGATACTTTTAATTGTAACCCTTATATTTTCACATTTCATCAACGCACAAACCGCGAAGGAAATCATCGATAAAAATATCGAGCTTTCTGGCGGACTAACCAATTGGAAACTCCTGAATTCGGTTGTTTTGCAGGGTAAGGTGATTTTGGGAATCAATGACGAATATCCGGTGAAGATTTACCAGCAAAGACCAAACCTAACCAAAACTGTGATTACCATTGGGAAAAAGGAAACCGCGATTGAAGGTTACGACGGAACGAAAGGTTACGCGATGAACTACGCCACCAACAAGGTTCAGGAATACCCGAATTATGTTGCAGAAAATTTCGACAACGACTTTATCGACTGGGAAAGTAAAGGTTTCGAAGCCAAATATTTAGGCAAAGAAAAACTCGGCGATATTTACTGCCACAAAGTGGAGCTGACCAAAAACGTGAACAAAACGCTGTATTATTTTGACACGAAAGACTATATGCTTTTAAGGGAAACAAAAAAGGAGGAAACGCTGAACTATTCCGATTATAAGAAAGTTGGCGGATTACTTTTACCTTTCAGAATCGAGTCTTCAAGTCCAAAAAAAGAGAGCGATTATGTGATGATCATCAATAGAATCGAAACCAACAAAGTTTTCCCGGCGAATACTTTTAAATTTTAA
- the kdsB gene encoding 3-deoxy-manno-octulosonate cytidylyltransferase produces MKIIAVIPARYEASRFPGKLMQLLGDKTVIATTYQNVVETRLFDEVFVATDSEIIFNEIVGIGGKAVMTGHHETGSDRIAEAVHQIDCDIVINVQGDEPFLKTEPLQQLIQVFYHDDKKEISLASLKIKLHEKDDIENPNNVKVITDLQGFALYFSRSVIPYHREKSIDEEYFKHIGVYAFRKEALLKFSKLEMTPLEKLEKIECIRYLENGMKIKMIETDFIGVGIDVPEDLDKAREILNRQNR; encoded by the coding sequence ATGAAAATAATTGCCGTAATTCCTGCAAGATACGAAGCGTCACGATTTCCTGGGAAACTGATGCAGCTTTTGGGTGATAAAACCGTGATTGCGACCACTTACCAGAATGTTGTGGAAACCCGACTTTTCGATGAAGTTTTTGTAGCGACGGATTCCGAGATTATTTTCAACGAAATTGTTGGAATCGGTGGAAAAGCTGTAATGACGGGACATCACGAAACAGGAAGCGACCGAATTGCCGAAGCTGTTCATCAAATTGACTGCGATATCGTGATCAATGTGCAAGGCGACGAACCGTTTCTGAAGACTGAACCTTTACAACAGCTGATCCAGGTTTTTTATCATGACGATAAAAAGGAAATTTCTTTAGCTTCATTAAAAATAAAGCTACACGAAAAGGATGATATCGAGAATCCGAATAACGTGAAAGTGATTACCGATTTGCAGGGTTTCGCCCTTTATTTCAGCCGATCTGTGATTCCTTATCATAGGGAAAAGTCGATTGATGAAGAATATTTCAAACATATCGGCGTTTATGCTTTCAGAAAGGAAGCGTTGCTAAAATTTTCAAAACTGGAAATGACGCCATTAGAAAAACTAGAGAAAATAGAGTGCATCCGCTATCTTGAAAACGGTATGAAAATCAAAATGATCGAGACCGACTTTATCGGCGTGGGAATCGATGTTCCTGAAGATCTGGATAAAGCCCGTGAAATTTTGAACCGTCAAAACCGTTAA
- a CDS encoding RES family NAD+ phosphorylase: MLVFRIAHEKYANSLSVSGFAGRWNSAGKLVLYTTENVSLALLENMMYRVGTGFNNEYKIMVIYYPNENLEQIITSDLPEKWRDTQSYSELQEMGDLWYDEQKSLCLKVPSSIVPGNHNLIFNTTHPEFKNVKLVDVLPYEPDERIEKLLKKYK, translated from the coding sequence ATGCTTGTTTTCAGGATTGCACACGAGAAATATGCAAACTCACTTTCCGTGAGCGGTTTTGCAGGAAGATGGAATTCTGCTGGAAAACTGGTGCTTTACACCACCGAAAATGTTTCTCTGGCTTTGTTGGAAAATATGATGTACCGTGTCGGAACGGGCTTTAACAATGAATACAAAATAATGGTCATCTATTATCCCAACGAAAATTTGGAACAGATCATTACTTCAGATTTGCCTGAAAAGTGGCGGGATACTCAAAGTTATTCGGAACTTCAGGAAATGGGAGATCTCTGGTACGACGAGCAAAAAAGTTTGTGCTTGAAGGTTCCTTCATCGATTGTTCCCGGAAATCATAATTTGATTTTTAATACGACACATCCTGAATTTAAGAATGTAAAGTTGGTCGATGTCCTTCCGTACGAACCCGACGAAAGAATTGAAAAGCTTCTGAAAAAATATAAATAA
- a CDS encoding antitoxin Xre-like helix-turn-helix domain-containing protein yields MMSKKYKTIDQESTVVSEAAVAYGNTYFRYFIPKDDYHLVKLAQSGVNTDVFYSFSDSIDMPEKVLAAMINLSARTISNYRDQNKTLEPNYSEHLLKLISLYELGKEYLGNVDEFSKWLDQPMWGSAEKPSDFLNTSGGVDLIIARLERMAQGYPI; encoded by the coding sequence ATGATGAGCAAGAAATATAAAACGATAGACCAGGAATCTACTGTAGTTTCAGAAGCTGCAGTTGCATACGGAAATACCTATTTCAGATATTTTATTCCAAAAGATGATTACCACTTAGTGAAACTCGCGCAAAGCGGTGTCAATACTGATGTTTTCTACAGTTTTTCGGATTCCATCGATATGCCCGAGAAAGTTCTCGCTGCGATGATCAATCTTTCCGCAAGAACCATCAGCAATTACCGCGACCAAAATAAAACTTTGGAGCCGAACTACAGTGAGCACCTTCTGAAGTTGATTTCTTTGTATGAATTAGGCAAGGAATATCTCGGCAATGTCGATGAATTCAGCAAATGGCTTGATCAGCCGATGTGGGGTTCAGCCGAGAAACCTTCAGATTTCCTAAATACTTCGGGTGGTGTTGATCTGATTATTGCCCGCCTCGAAAGAATGGCGCAAGGTTATCCGATTTAG
- a CDS encoding pyridoxal phosphate-dependent aminotransferase: protein MKVSKLAANLIGSEIVKIGNEVNDMKAKGAEIANLTIGDLNSNLYPIPIRLKEEINKAYQNNLTNYPPANGLLSLRKAVSNDLKNRWNLDYSTDEILVTGGSRPLIYATYKVIVDEGDKVIYPIPSWNNNHYAYLTNAQKIEVETSQSNNFLPTAEDLKPHLKGAVLLALCSPLNPTGTMFTKEQLTAICELVLEENKSRGEDEKPLYIMYDQIYAMLTFGEEHFNPVSLFPELRDYTIFIDGTSKCFAATGIRVGWSFGPKLILDKMKSLLTHVGAWAPKPEQEAVSVFLGETGNVNDFVDDFKGKISESLKYLHSAVQNMKTRGFEVESIQPMGALYLTIKLDYIGKTKPDGNVIADSSDLVFYLINEAGVALVPFSAFGNSRSMPWFRASAGGLSLDEIKQMLPRLEEALTKLK, encoded by the coding sequence GTGAAAGTATCCAAACTCGCCGCAAACCTTATCGGCTCAGAAATTGTAAAAATCGGCAACGAAGTAAACGATATGAAGGCAAAAGGTGCCGAAATTGCAAACCTCACCATTGGTGACCTCAATTCCAACCTTTATCCGATTCCTATTCGATTGAAGGAGGAAATCAACAAAGCATATCAAAACAATCTCACGAATTATCCACCAGCAAACGGACTTCTGTCTTTACGGAAAGCGGTTTCAAATGATTTGAAGAACCGTTGGAATCTGGATTATTCTACCGATGAAATCTTAGTTACTGGCGGATCAAGACCTTTAATTTATGCGACCTACAAAGTGATCGTTGACGAAGGCGATAAGGTGATTTATCCGATTCCGTCCTGGAACAACAACCATTACGCATATTTGACGAATGCTCAAAAAATTGAGGTTGAAACATCACAGTCAAATAATTTTTTGCCGACAGCAGAAGATTTAAAACCCCATCTGAAAGGAGCGGTTTTACTGGCGCTTTGTTCGCCGCTTAATCCAACCGGAACAATGTTTACCAAAGAACAACTTACTGCAATCTGCGAGTTGGTTTTAGAAGAAAATAAAAGTCGTGGCGAGGATGAAAAACCGCTATACATTATGTATGACCAAATTTATGCGATGCTTACTTTCGGTGAGGAACATTTTAATCCTGTTTCGCTTTTCCCTGAACTTCGGGATTACACCATTTTCATTGACGGGACCTCGAAATGTTTTGCTGCGACCGGAATCAGGGTTGGTTGGAGTTTCGGACCGAAACTGATTTTAGACAAAATGAAATCTTTGCTCACGCACGTCGGAGCTTGGGCGCCAAAACCTGAGCAGGAAGCAGTTTCCGTTTTCCTGGGCGAAACTGGGAATGTCAATGATTTTGTGGACGATTTCAAAGGGAAAATTTCAGAAAGTTTGAAATATCTTCATTCCGCAGTTCAGAATATGAAAACTCGAGGCTTTGAAGTTGAGAGCATTCAACCGATGGGAGCGCTTTATCTGACCATCAAACTCGATTATATCGGTAAAACAAAACCTGACGGAAATGTAATAGCGGATTCATCGGATTTGGTTTTCTACCTTATTAACGAAGCGGGAGTTGCACTTGTTCCGTTTTCAGCATTTGGAAACTCTCGGTCGATGCCTTGGTTTAGAGCATCTGCAGGAGGTTTGTCATTAGACGAAATAAAGCAAATGCTTCCAAGATTGGAGGAAGCTTTGACAAAGTTGAAATAA
- a CDS encoding phospho-sugar mutase, with translation MTTLEKAKLWLTDIFDEETRNAVETLINSQSPDLEDSFYRELEFGTGGMRGIMGVGTNRLNKYTLGQATQGLANYLHQQFPGEKIKVAIAYDVRNNSKEFGKLVADVLTANGINVLLFKNHRPTPELSFTVRDKKCNAGIVLTASHNPPEYNGYKVYWNDGAQIVPPNDEEIIKEVYSVKFDEIKFNGNDELIEWIGEEQDDVYIDACIENSLYQKDKVGYDNLNIVFTSIHGTTYTTVPKALEKAGFKKIDLVREQMIPSGNFPTVESPNPEEPAALEMALDLARITNGDIVIGTDPDGDRLGIAVRNLDGEMQLLNGNQTNTILTYYILDQWKKSGKITGKEFIGSTIVTSDIFFDIAEKFGVDCKVGLTGFKWIGKMIRENEGKEKFVCGGEESFGFMTGDFVRDKDSCGSILLACEIAAWCKANGSSMFKYMIDIYKDLGMYYEGLINVVRKGREGAEQIHQMMKDFRENPPKEIAGSLVEEIKDFKEQTCITVSKNEKKVMDGIPKSNVLIYYTQDGTKVCVRPSGTEPKIKFYVSVKDQISSEQDFKDKLVTLNDKIERVKTDLNL, from the coding sequence ATGACAACTTTAGAAAAAGCAAAGCTCTGGCTTACAGACATTTTCGACGAAGAAACGAGAAACGCAGTTGAAACGCTCATCAATTCACAATCTCCAGATTTGGAGGATTCCTTTTACCGTGAACTCGAATTCGGTACCGGTGGAATGCGCGGAATCATGGGTGTTGGAACCAACCGTTTGAACAAATATACTTTGGGACAGGCAACACAAGGTTTGGCAAACTACCTTCATCAGCAGTTTCCAGGAGAAAAAATCAAAGTTGCGATTGCTTACGACGTGAGAAACAATTCCAAAGAGTTCGGAAAACTTGTTGCGGATGTGCTTACTGCAAACGGAATTAACGTTTTGCTATTCAAAAACCATCGGCCGACTCCAGAACTTTCTTTTACCGTTCGCGACAAAAAATGTAACGCGGGAATCGTTTTGACGGCATCACACAATCCGCCTGAATACAACGGCTACAAAGTGTATTGGAACGATGGCGCACAGATTGTTCCGCCCAATGACGAAGAAATTATTAAGGAAGTTTATTCCGTAAAATTCGACGAAATCAAATTCAACGGAAACGATGAATTAATCGAGTGGATCGGCGAAGAACAGGACGACGTGTATATCGATGCCTGTATCGAAAATTCTCTTTATCAAAAGGATAAAGTGGGTTACGACAATTTGAATATTGTTTTCACTTCCATTCACGGAACGACTTATACAACAGTTCCGAAAGCTTTGGAAAAGGCGGGTTTCAAAAAAATTGATTTGGTAAGGGAACAGATGATTCCGAGCGGAAACTTCCCGACGGTGGAAAGTCCGAATCCGGAAGAACCTGCCGCTTTGGAAATGGCGCTCGATTTGGCGAGGATTACCAATGGCGACATCGTTATCGGAACCGATCCTGATGGTGACCGATTGGGAATCGCGGTAAGAAACCTGGATGGAGAAATGCAGCTCCTGAACGGAAACCAAACCAACACGATCCTCACTTACTACATTCTCGACCAATGGAAAAAGTCAGGAAAAATTACAGGCAAGGAATTCATCGGTTCGACCATTGTGACTTCGGATATCTTTTTCGATATCGCCGAAAAATTCGGGGTGGACTGCAAAGTGGGATTAACCGGTTTCAAATGGATCGGTAAAATGATCCGCGAAAATGAAGGCAAAGAAAAGTTTGTTTGCGGCGGTGAGGAATCGTTCGGATTTATGACAGGAGATTTCGTGCGCGACAAGGATTCCTGCGGTTCTATTCTCCTGGCTTGCGAAATTGCAGCTTGGTGTAAAGCCAACGGAAGTTCGATGTTTAAATATATGATCGACATTTACAAAGATCTGGGAATGTATTATGAAGGTTTGATCAACGTCGTGAGAAAAGGCAGGGAAGGAGCAGAACAGATTCATCAGATGATGAAGGATTTCCGTGAGAACCCGCCGAAAGAAATCGCTGGAAGCTTAGTGGAGGAAATCAAGGATTTCAAGGAACAGACCTGCATCACTGTTTCTAAAAACGAGAAGAAAGTGATGGACGGAATCCCAAAATCCAACGTGCTCATTTATTATACTCAAGACGGAACCAAGGTTTGCGTGCGACCATCGGGAACCGAACCGAAAATTAAATTCTACGTTTCTGTGAAGGATCAGATTTCTTCGGAGCAGGATTTCAAAGACAAACTGGTGACACTCAACGATAAGATTGAAAGGGTGAAAACCGATTTGAATCTTTAA